A stretch of the Marasmius oreades isolate 03SP1 chromosome 8, whole genome shotgun sequence genome encodes the following:
- the PSMC3A gene encoding 26S proteasome regulatory subunit 6A-A, whose translation MSSSVPPPNQPPSNPEKQPDNPSSKEASQQDAAMDTAPDQTEETWGDIPEDIMSLNTDDILTRIRLIDNDIKVYCARLNTPYLLNSVQVMRSETLRLQHEQNVMKEKIRDNGEKIKQNKVLPYLVGNVVEVHMISHLCLGISLKRLQILDVDPEVEEDGAIKDLDSMRKGKCAVIKTSTRQTVFLPLIGLVAAEKLKPGDLVGVNKDSYLILDTLPAEFDSRVKAMEVDERPTETYTDIGGLEKQIEELVEAIVLPMEQADKFKTLGIQPPKGCLMYGPPGTGKTLLARACAAQTKACYLKLAGPSLVQMFIGDGAKLVRDAFALAKEKAPAIIFIDELDAIGTKRFDSDKSGDREVQRTMLELLNQLDGFSSDERIKVIAATNRIDILDPALLRSGRLDRKIEFPLPNEKARARIIEIHSRKMTLSEDVNFEELARSTDEFNAAQLKAVCVEAGMIALREGASKLGHEHFLSGIAEVQSKKKNDLMYFA comes from the exons ATGTCTTCTTCCGTGCCCCCTCCCAATCAGCCCCCGTCGAACCCAGAGAAACAGCCCGATAACCCCTCGTCTAAAGAAGCAAGCCAGCAAGATGCTGCAATGGACACAGCGCCCGACCAAACAGAAGAAACTTGGGGCGACATTCCGGAAGATATCATGTCTCTCAACACCGATGACATCCTAACAAGAATACGGCTCATTGACAACGATATTAAGGTTTATTGTGCACGCTTAAACACTCCCTATTTACTCAACTCCGTGCAGGTGATGCGCTCAGAAACATTGCGATTACAACACGAACAGAACgttatgaaggagaaaataaGGGATAACGGAGAGAAGATCAAACAGAATAAAGTCTTACCCTATCTCGTTGGAAACGTTGTAGAGGTGCATATGATTTCCCACCTTTGTCTGGGTATCTCACTCAAGCGACTACAGATTCTTGACGTTGACCccgaggtagaggaagacgGTGCTATAAAGGATTTAGACTCAATGCGCAAAGGGAAATGTGCCGTCATCAAGACCTCCACTAGACAGACGGTCTTCCTCCCACTAATCGGACTTGTTGCTGCTGAGAAACTCAAGCCCGGCGACCTTGTCGGAGTGAATAAAGATTCCTACCTTATTCTTGATACACTACCCGCCGAATTCGACTCCCGAGTAAAAGCGATGGAGGTAGATGAGCGGCCAACGGAAACATATACGGATATTGGAGGCTTAGAGAAGCAGATCGAGGAACTCGTTGAAGCTATCGTGCTCCCAATGGAACAGGCAGACAAGTTTAAGACCCTCGGGATCCAACCTCCGAAAGGATGTTTGATGTATGGACCTCCAGGTACTGGGAAAACCCTTCTAGCGCGTGCATGTGCAGCACAAACGAAAGCTTGCTACTTGAAGCTCGCTGGCCCGTCGCTGGTTCAAATGTTCATCGGTGACGGCGCAAAGCTCGTCCGTGATGCGTTTGCACTTGCAAAGGAGAAGGCTCCAGCTATCATCTTCATAGATGAGCTCGATGCTATCGGTACAAAGCGTTTTGACTCAGACAAGAGTGGAGATCGTGAAGTGCAGAGAACTATGCTCGAACTGCTAAACCAGCTCGATGGGTTTAGTAGCGATGAACGTATCAAG GTCATAGCAGCTACCAACAGAATTGACATTTTAGATCCCGCTCTACTTCGTTCCGGCCGTTTAGATAGAAAAATCGAGTTTCCACTACCCAACGAAAAAGCCCGAGCACGTATCATCGAGATTCATTCTCGGAAGATGACATTGTCCGAAGATGTAAACTTCGAAGAGTTGGCGCGCAGTACGGATGAGTTCAACGCGGCACAGTTGAAAGCTGTGTGTGTTGAAGCCGGAATGATTGCGTTGAGAGAGGGCGCCAGCAAGCTTGGACATGAACATTTCTTATCAGGGATAGCAGAGG
- a CDS encoding uncharacterized protein (BUSCO:EOG092658WS): protein MADDDKARYIAVKKELLAAIPKKRALDKKLAQLEAQIYNLEGTYLTETSAHSGGNVLQGFDNYLKNQTTARRRYDVAEHDRLFSTSSSTFQKSLELMAEEEGTNEEFSKQPTPGVTTVIVPPATKTQELTTAQQNKLVRDKEYQRKRRASARKSVETGSDDESAASISTSSRRATKRQKMAEDE, encoded by the exons ATGGCCGACGACGATAAGGCACGTTATATTGCTGTAAAGAAAGAGTTGCTGGCTGCAATACCAAAGAAAAGGGCTTTGGATAAGAAACTT gcacagctagaagCTCAGATATACAACCTCGAAGGAACATACCTGACCGAAACTTCTGCTCATTCAGGCGGGAACGTGCTACAGGGATTCGATAACTATCTCAAGAATCAAACGACAGCGAGAAGAAGATACGATGTAGCAGAACACGACCGTCTATTCTCAACAAGTAGTTCTACGTTCCAGAAG TCGTTGGAATTGAtggcagaggaagagggtaCCAATGAAGAATTTTCGAAGCAGCCAACGCCAGGAGTAACGACTGTCATCGTGCCACCCGCAACGAAGACTCAGGAGCTGACTACTGCTCAACAAAATAAACTGGTTCGAGATAAGGAATATCAACGAAAGCGAAGAGCTAGTGCGCGTAAGAGCGTCGAAACTGGTAGCGATGATGAAAGCGCGGCATcaatctcaacttcttcacgAAGGGCGACCAAACGACAGAAGATGGCTGAAGATGAATAA
- a CDS encoding uncharacterized protein (BUSCO:EOG09264XJC), with the protein MSIVLPGEKIPAQHVNLKLGPGLSQTSDASTANSPSIVSTRAGTVNHSSNKSRWWIESNSRRYIPATQEPVIGVITQRQGEGYRVDIASAHNANLDGLAFEGATKRNKPNLKVGNLVYARVSLAHKDMDPELECFDAQTHKAEGFGELKNGFLVKCSMRMCRQLLDPNHFLLPLLGGLFPLEVAIGLNGRVWINSKEPKQIIAIARALEATDPDGGGLNELGVKAFLDKIDH; encoded by the exons ATGTCCATTGTCTTGCCCGGTGAAAAGATACCTGCTCAACATGTCAATCTTAAGCTAGGACCAGGCTTGTCGCAAACGAGCGACGCCTCCACAGCAAATTCTCCATCCATAGTGTCGACTCGCGCAGGCACTGTCAATCATTCCTCGAATAAAAGTAGATGGTGGATAGAAAGTAACTCGAGAAGA TATATTCCAGCGACACAAGAGCCGGTTATTGGCGTAATAACTCAGCGACAAGGAGAAGGATACCGAGTCGATATTGCGTCTGCTCATAACGCGAATTTGGACGGCCTTGCTTTTGAAGGCGCGACCAAAAGAAATAAACCGAACCTCAAA GTCGGAAACCTTGTTTACGCCAGGGTATCCCTTGCTCACAAGGACATGGATCCAGAATTAGAATGCTTCGATGCACAAACACACAAAGCCGAGGGATTTGGAGAATTAAAAAACGGCTTCCTTGTCAAATGTAGCATGAGGATGTGTCGACA ACTGCTTGACCCAAATCacttcctccttcctcttcttggCGGGCTCTTCCCCTTAGAGGTTGCTATAGGTCTCAACGGACGAGTCTGGATAAATTCAAAGGAGCCAaagcaaataatcgcgattgcaAGAGCATTGGAGGCGACCGATCCCGATGGTGGTGGGCTAAATGAACTCGGTGTGAAAGCATTTCTCGACAAAATTGACCACTAA